The following are encoded in a window of Fischerella sp. PCC 9605 genomic DNA:
- a CDS encoding response regulator yields MSVETDEKHKTIFLVEDNKADIRLIQEALKNSLIPHQVITVRDGMDAMAYLRQEGEYADAPRPDLILLDLNLPKKDGREVLAEIKTDPKLKRIPVVVLTTSHNDEDIFHSYDLHVNCYITKSRNLSQLFQIVKGIEDFWLSTVTLPVE; encoded by the coding sequence GTGAGCGTAGAAACGGACGAAAAGCACAAAACAATCTTCTTGGTCGAAGATAATAAAGCCGATATCCGTCTCATCCAAGAAGCCTTGAAAAATAGCTTAATACCACACCAGGTAATCACCGTTAGGGATGGTATGGATGCTATGGCTTATTTGCGCCAAGAGGGTGAGTACGCTGACGCACCGCGTCCTGACTTGATCCTCTTAGATTTAAACCTGCCCAAAAAAGACGGTAGAGAAGTTCTGGCGGAAATTAAAACCGACCCTAAGCTGAAACGCATTCCCGTAGTAGTGCTAACAACCTCACACAATGACGAAGACATTTTTCATAGCTACGACTTGCACGTGAATTGTTACATTACTAAATCCCGCAATCTCAGCCAACTATTTCAAATCGTCAAAGGAATAGAAGATTTTTGGCTGTCTACCGTCACTTTGCCAGTGGAATGA
- a CDS encoding sensor histidine kinase encodes MVMDLELQGMNLTSLKEPSIHIISQIQPHGVLLVLEEPGLKILQVSSNTYDVFGISPEDMLQKKLEDLLDPFQIERIEAGLLQESLDFINPTKIWARVKGDEYVVFDGVFHRNSDGFLILELEPAISQENIPFLSFYHLARASINKLEETANLRDFCQILVEEVRKVTGFDRVMLYKFDDDEHGSVIAEEKVESMESYLGLHYPESDIPRPARKLFASNWIRIIPDSHAQPVEILPAINPVSKHRLDLTNSILRSPYQCHMEYLHNMGVGASLTISLIKEGKLWGLIACHHQTPKYVSYEMRKACEFLGRVIFSELADREETEDYDYRMRLTYIQSALVEYMSQEENFIDGLVKHQPNLLDLTGAQGAAICFGGNYTLIGNTPKEEDLNFLVQWLKTNVDEEVFYTDSLPRLYPDAQHFKNVASGLLAIPISKRNYVLWFRPEVIQTVNWGGDPNQAFELNQSDGNMRLCPRKSFELWKQTVSLTSLPWRSVEIKAAVELRKAIVNIVLRQADELAQLAHDLELSNAELKKFAYVASHDLQEPLNQVANYVQLLEMRYTEELDEDAKEFINYAVEGVSLMQTLIDDVLAYSKVDVQAIEFELTGVDKALERALGNLRKRISETGAVITHDELPTVMADGTQLMQLFQNLIGNAIKFRSDKTPEIHIGASRLEDEWLFSVRDNGIGIDPRFSDRIFVIFQRLHTRDEYPGSGMGLAICKKIIECHRGRIWVESQLGEGATFYFTIPVGGRERERRNGRKAQNNLLGRR; translated from the coding sequence ATGGTAATGGATTTAGAATTACAAGGTATGAATTTGACGAGCTTAAAAGAACCATCGATTCATATCATTAGTCAAATTCAACCGCATGGAGTACTTTTGGTTCTAGAAGAGCCAGGATTAAAAATCTTGCAAGTCAGCAGTAATACATACGATGTTTTCGGAATTTCTCCCGAAGACATGCTGCAAAAAAAACTGGAAGACTTACTCGATCCATTCCAAATCGAGAGAATTGAAGCAGGACTGCTACAAGAAAGTCTAGATTTTATCAATCCCACCAAAATATGGGCGAGAGTCAAAGGTGATGAATATGTAGTGTTTGATGGGGTATTCCACCGCAATAGCGATGGATTTTTGATTTTGGAATTGGAGCCTGCGATCTCTCAGGAAAACATACCCTTTCTAAGTTTTTATCACTTAGCGAGAGCATCTATTAACAAACTAGAAGAAACAGCAAATCTTCGCGATTTCTGTCAAATTCTTGTGGAAGAAGTGCGAAAAGTCACTGGATTTGACAGAGTGATGCTGTATAAATTCGATGATGATGAGCATGGCTCAGTCATTGCTGAAGAAAAAGTAGAAAGCATGGAATCCTATCTGGGTTTACATTATCCAGAGTCAGATATTCCTAGACCAGCAAGAAAATTATTTGCTTCTAATTGGATCAGAATAATTCCAGATAGCCATGCCCAGCCTGTAGAAATCTTGCCTGCGATTAATCCAGTTAGCAAGCACCGCCTAGATTTAACTAATTCGATTCTCAGAAGCCCCTATCAGTGCCATATGGAATATTTGCACAATATGGGCGTTGGTGCTTCTTTGACTATTTCTTTGATTAAAGAAGGAAAACTTTGGGGACTCATTGCTTGCCATCATCAAACACCCAAATATGTTTCCTATGAGATGCGGAAAGCTTGCGAATTCTTGGGGCGAGTCATCTTTTCGGAACTTGCAGATCGAGAAGAAACTGAAGATTATGACTATCGCATGCGGCTGACATATATCCAATCAGCACTGGTTGAATATATGTCCCAGGAAGAAAACTTTATTGATGGTTTGGTTAAACATCAGCCAAATCTGCTCGATTTAACCGGTGCACAAGGTGCAGCAATTTGTTTTGGTGGCAATTACACCTTGATTGGCAATACTCCCAAAGAAGAAGACCTGAATTTTTTAGTCCAATGGCTAAAGACTAACGTTGATGAAGAAGTCTTCTACACAGATTCTCTGCCACGCCTTTATCCAGATGCACAACACTTTAAAAACGTTGCCAGTGGTTTGCTAGCTATTCCGATTTCCAAACGCAATTATGTGTTGTGGTTCCGACCGGAAGTGATTCAAACTGTCAATTGGGGTGGCGATCCGAATCAGGCGTTTGAACTTAATCAGTCTGATGGGAACATGCGCCTGTGTCCGCGTAAATCGTTTGAGTTGTGGAAACAAACGGTTAGCTTAACGTCTTTACCCTGGCGTTCTGTGGAAATCAAAGCCGCTGTAGAATTGCGGAAAGCAATTGTTAATATTGTGCTGCGCCAAGCCGATGAACTAGCACAGTTAGCACACGATTTAGAACTATCCAACGCGGAATTGAAGAAGTTTGCCTACGTCGCCTCCCATGACTTGCAAGAACCGTTGAATCAGGTAGCAAACTACGTACAACTGTTGGAGATGCGCTACACAGAAGAACTCGACGAAGATGCTAAGGAATTTATTAACTACGCCGTCGAGGGAGTCAGCTTGATGCAGACGCTGATTGATGACGTGCTGGCATACTCTAAGGTGGATGTGCAGGCGATTGAATTTGAATTGACGGGGGTAGACAAAGCTTTAGAACGTGCCCTTGGCAATTTGCGGAAACGCATTAGCGAAACCGGTGCTGTCATTACCCATGATGAGTTACCAACTGTGATGGCTGATGGCACTCAGTTGATGCAATTGTTCCAGAACTTGATTGGCAATGCGATCAAGTTCCGCAGCGACAAAACCCCAGAAATTCATATAGGTGCTTCTCGCTTAGAGGATGAGTGGCTATTCTCAGTCCGGGATAACGGTATTGGCATTGATCCACGGTTTAGCGATCGCATTTTCGTTATCTTTCAACGCCTGCACACGCGAGATGAATACCCAGGTAGCGGTATGGGTTTGGCCATCTGTAAAAAGATTATCGAGTGTCACCGGGGGCGCATCTGGGTAGAATCACAACTAGGGGAGGGTGCAACATTCTACTTTACAATTCCTGTGGGAGGACGCGAGCGTGAGCGTAGAAACGGACGAAAAGCACAAAACAATCTTCTTGGTCGAAGATAA
- a CDS encoding dolichyl-phosphate-mannose--protein mannosyltransferase, with the protein MTKKWFWIGIAGIFLLSLALRFWGLGRFNTLVFDEVYYAKFGNNYLTHTPFFDGHPPLGKLIIALGIWLSSHVPFGQDMVNGLTGSLRSPWSYRWINALFGSFIPLIVTGIAYQLSYRRSFALLAGLFTACDGIFIVESRYALINIYIVVFGLLGQWFFLLALANRKQRRLYLVIAGIAFGASVATKWNGLWFMLGTYLIWIFAWVWQWFATNKPRDVTDGLYSSTTSVFRRYNARIWEYERGISPLENLTQLKIFHFCFYLGIIPALIYSLIWIPHLLIDTRYNFIEVHKQILSFHEHLGGNSPTVHPYCAAWYKWPLMTRPMAYLYHAAASFQEPIPLIGPPLPTGTGKVIYDVHAMGNPFLWWFGVAALVFLLVMLGWQVVIFWTKQKRFSNIAVLSVDTWIALYLVLNYAANLLPWVGVNRCLFIYHYMTAVVFAFLAIAWFVDQCFRSYYKTVRAVGVTITFVILAAFIFWLPLYLALPLSSEDYKLRMWFNSWI; encoded by the coding sequence ATGACTAAAAAATGGTTTTGGATAGGCATTGCGGGTATATTTCTCCTATCACTTGCCCTGCGGTTTTGGGGGCTAGGTAGATTTAATACTCTCGTATTTGATGAAGTTTATTACGCTAAATTTGGCAATAACTATCTCACTCACACTCCATTTTTTGACGGTCATCCACCGCTAGGTAAACTTATTATTGCTTTGGGAATTTGGCTTAGCAGTCATGTTCCTTTTGGGCAAGATATGGTGAATGGGCTAACAGGTTCTTTGCGATCGCCTTGGAGTTATCGTTGGATTAATGCTCTGTTTGGCTCATTTATTCCCTTAATTGTCACTGGAATTGCCTATCAATTAAGTTATCGTCGTAGCTTTGCTTTACTTGCTGGTTTGTTCACAGCTTGTGACGGTATATTTATTGTTGAATCTCGCTATGCCCTGATCAATATTTATATAGTTGTCTTTGGATTGTTAGGGCAGTGGTTTTTCTTATTGGCATTGGCAAACCGCAAACAACGCAGGCTTTATTTAGTAATTGCTGGCATTGCTTTTGGTGCTTCTGTTGCCACCAAATGGAACGGTTTGTGGTTTATGTTGGGTACTTATCTGATCTGGATTTTCGCTTGGGTATGGCAATGGTTTGCCACAAATAAACCAAGAGATGTAACGGATGGATTGTACTCATCCACTACATCTGTTTTTCGTAGGTACAACGCCCGTATATGGGAATATGAAAGGGGAATATCGCCATTAGAAAACCTAACGCAACTGAAGATTTTTCACTTTTGCTTTTACTTAGGAATTATCCCAGCATTAATTTATAGTTTGATTTGGATTCCCCATCTGCTCATAGATACAAGATATAACTTTATCGAAGTTCACAAACAAATTTTGTCATTTCACGAGCATCTAGGTGGTAATAGTCCTACAGTACATCCTTACTGTGCTGCATGGTATAAATGGCCATTGATGACTCGACCAATGGCGTATTTATACCATGCAGCGGCAAGTTTCCAAGAACCCATACCTCTGATAGGGCCACCTTTGCCTACGGGTACAGGCAAAGTAATTTATGATGTCCATGCAATGGGTAATCCTTTTTTGTGGTGGTTTGGTGTCGCTGCCCTTGTATTTTTATTAGTGATGCTAGGGTGGCAAGTAGTAATTTTTTGGACAAAGCAAAAGCGTTTTTCTAATATAGCAGTGCTTTCTGTTGATACTTGGATTGCCCTTTACTTAGTGTTAAATTATGCAGCTAATTTATTACCTTGGGTAGGTGTAAATCGCTGTCTTTTTATTTATCACTATATGACGGCTGTAGTATTTGCATTTTTAGCGATCGCCTGGTTTGTAGATCAGTGTTTTCGCAGTTATTACAAAACAGTCCGTGCTGTTGGTGTCACCATTACCTTTGTCATTTTGGCTGCTTTTATTTTCTGGTTGCCTCTTTATTTAGCTTTACCTCTCTCCTCTGAGGATTATAAATTGCGGATGTGGTTTAATTCCTGGATTTAG